Proteins co-encoded in one Desulfovibrio sp. Huiquan2017 genomic window:
- a CDS encoding uracil-xanthine permease family protein, protein MSDVHSTEYNFKPKDALLGAQMLFVAFGALVLVPLLTGLDPNVALFTAGAGTLLFQVITRGKVPVFLASSFAFIAPIIYGVQTWGIPSTMCGLVGAGLLYVILSFLIRIYGSGMLRRVLPPVVTGPVIMVIGLILAPTAVHMAMGRTGDGGAWLVPNTTAMIIAGVALLTTIFTSLLGKGWIKLIPIMLGIAVGYATSLVLDLTGFTAAQQAVFDPGQLQNWTAPALINFAKISEAPILEIPKFVLPTWNLEAILFIVPVAIAPAIEHFGDILAIGGISGKDYVKDPGIQNTLLGDGLATSLAAFLGGPPNTTYSEVSGAVALTRSFNPGIMTWAAITAIILAFVGKLGAFLNTIPVPVMGGIMILLFGAITVIGINTLVRAGNDLMLPRNLAIVAIILVFGIGGMNFDLIVVKLGGIGLAGIIGVVLNLILPCKDCNEPLPDETNPSGPDHHTDL, encoded by the coding sequence ATGAGTGATGTGCATTCCACCGAGTACAATTTCAAACCCAAGGACGCGCTGCTCGGCGCGCAGATGCTCTTCGTGGCATTCGGCGCGCTGGTCCTGGTGCCGCTGCTGACCGGGCTGGACCCGAACGTGGCCCTGTTCACGGCGGGCGCGGGCACCCTGCTATTTCAGGTCATCACCCGAGGCAAAGTCCCGGTCTTCCTGGCATCCAGCTTCGCCTTCATCGCCCCGATCATCTACGGTGTGCAGACCTGGGGCATCCCGTCCACCATGTGCGGCCTGGTGGGCGCGGGCCTGCTCTACGTTATCCTGAGCTTTCTGATCCGCATCTACGGTTCCGGTATGCTCCGCCGCGTGCTGCCGCCCGTGGTCACGGGACCGGTAATCATGGTCATCGGCCTCATCCTGGCCCCCACCGCCGTGCACATGGCCATGGGCCGCACCGGCGACGGCGGCGCCTGGCTGGTGCCCAACACCACGGCCATGATCATCGCGGGCGTGGCCCTGCTGACCACCATCTTCACCTCTCTGCTGGGCAAGGGCTGGATCAAGCTCATCCCGATCATGCTCGGCATCGCCGTGGGCTACGCGACCTCCCTCGTCCTGGACCTGACCGGCTTCACCGCGGCCCAGCAGGCCGTCTTCGATCCGGGCCAGCTCCAGAACTGGACCGCCCCGGCCCTGATCAACTTCGCCAAGATCAGCGAGGCCCCGATCCTGGAAATACCCAAGTTCGTGCTTCCCACCTGGAACCTGGAAGCTATCCTGTTCATTGTGCCCGTGGCCATCGCCCCGGCCATCGAACACTTCGGCGACATCCTGGCCATCGGCGGCATCTCCGGCAAGGACTACGTCAAGGATCCCGGCATCCAGAACACCCTGCTCGGCGACGGCCTGGCCACTTCCCTGGCGGCTTTCCTGGGCGGCCCGCCGAACACCACCTATTCCGAAGTCTCGGGCGCCGTGGCCCTGACCCGCTCCTTCAATCCGGGGATCATGACCTGGGCGGCCATCACCGCCATCATCCTGGCCTTCGTGGGCAAGCTCGGGGCGTTCCTGAACACCATCCCGGTGCCGGTCATGGGCGGCATCATGATCCTGCTCTTCGGCGCCATCACCGTCATCGGCATCAACACCCTGGTGCGCGCGGGCAACGACCTGATGCTGCCGCGCAATCTGGCCATCGTGGCCATCATCCTGGTCTTCGGCATCGGCGGCATGAACTTCGACCTGATCGTGGTCAAGCTCGGCGGCATCGGCCTGGCCGGCATCATCGGCGTGGTCCTCAACCTGATCCTGCCCTGCAAGGACTGCAATGAGCCCCTGCCCGACGAGACCAACCCGTCCGGTCCGGATCACCACACCGACCTCTAA
- the upp gene encoding uracil phosphoribosyltransferase codes for MALHLVDHPLIRHKVGLLRQHDISTSHFRTLANEITRLLTYEATKDFETEKRIIKGWAGKVEVDSIKGKKVTVVPILRAGLGMMDGVFDMIPGAKASVVGFYRNEETLEPVQYYVKLAKNIEERMALILDPMLATGGTLNATIKLLKKAGCKSIRGLFLCAAPEGIDRILSEHPDVDIYTAAVDEKLNDVGYIIPGLGDAGDKIFGTK; via the coding sequence ATGGCCTTACACCTGGTTGACCACCCGCTGATCCGGCACAAGGTTGGTCTGCTCCGTCAGCACGACATTTCCACCAGTCACTTCCGGACCCTGGCCAATGAAATCACCCGGCTCCTGACCTATGAAGCCACCAAGGATTTCGAAACCGAGAAGAGAATCATCAAGGGCTGGGCTGGCAAGGTCGAGGTGGACAGCATCAAGGGCAAGAAGGTCACCGTGGTGCCCATCCTGCGCGCCGGCCTCGGCATGATGGACGGCGTCTTCGACATGATTCCCGGCGCCAAGGCGTCCGTGGTCGGCTTCTACCGCAACGAGGAAACGCTCGAACCCGTCCAGTACTACGTCAAGCTGGCCAAGAACATCGAGGAGCGCATGGCGCTCATCCTCGACCCCATGCTGGCCACCGGCGGCACCCTGAACGCGACCATCAAGCTGCTCAAGAAAGCGGGCTGCAAGTCCATTCGCGGCCTGTTCCTGTGCGCCGCCCCCGAGGGCATCGACCGTATCCTGAGCGAGCACCCCGATGTGGACATCTACACCGCGGCGGTGGACGAAAAGCTCAACGACGTAGGTTATATCATCCCCGGTCTCGGAGACGCGGGGGACAAGATATTCGGTACCAAGTAG